A region of the Nitrospirota bacterium genome:
CCAGAAACTGGGGTATGGCGAATTGAGATCGAATATCCCTTCAAGGTCTTTCGCGTATGAAGCCATATTCGCGGAAAACACCTTGGCATCAATCGAGCCGTCGGGCACGGTCTTCGGGGTGGGAGTCAACCCGTAGCCAAGATCCCACCTCCCGTAAATTGAAAGCGGATTGTCCGGATCGGTATAGGTAATAAGCGCCTTTGCGCTTTCAATATCGTTCAGATTGCTGATCGCCTTAAGGAACTGATACCTGCGTGCAGGACGGGTATCGATTGCATGTAAATCGTCCCTGATCTGGTAGGATACCGGATAATTGATGCCGAGGATATACTCTGCAGTGATCAGTTCCGGGTCATATCCTTTATACAGGGCATCCGGCTTTGTGATGACATCGTATCCGTTCTGGCCGTTCGGCTTGAAAAACACGAAACTCTTGTACGACATTTCTACCAGGCCTATCTCACGGGTCTTCACATCGACTATCATGTACCCGTTCATATAGGTGCCCGAAGGTTCGAGCGAGAGATAATCGAAAAACTCATCGAGGGACCCGGAGAACTGCTCCGCGAGGGACGACCTCCATACCATCCAGAGCGCGTCTTTCTTTGGCTGACTGTAGGTGGCATGATGGGTAGTTTCGTTGAACATTATGCCCCTGTTGTTATAACCAAAATCGGTAAGAGACGAAATCAGGCCGGGAGACAAGGTGTTGAAAGTCACAAACGTATCATTGATAGAGAGATTCATTGCCATGCTCTGCGCAAGAAATCCGTACCAGGAGTTATGGGCAATATAAATATCGTCCGCCGTTTTCTTCACAAAGGCCGAACACTTCGGCAGGCGCAAGGGGGTCGGTGCGTCAACAAGAGAAGCGATTACATCCATCAAATCGGCGCTGCCGTTAATAAAATATATGTCCATAAATGTAAGATCCGGAGTCTCGTATCCGAGCAGAAGTTCGGAAGGGCTGAAATAGCCCACATCAGGAAGCCATTCTCCGCTGAAATCAAGCGTTGCAGGAGTTTCAAGCAGTGTCCCGTGGTAGATGCCCAGCATTCTGAAAAGAAGCCGTTTCAGATTCTGCGCGGTTACAGGGTTCGGCTGTTTCCTTATATACTCAATAGTGTAGGCATAATTATCTTTCAATACTCCCAAAGCGGTCGAAAGCTCCCCCTGTGTGGGAGGTATCTGTGCAGGAAAAGCGTGAGAAGGGTCTGTAAGGTATGCAACATCCCAGTAGTTGTCTCGTGCCGAGACAATAAGGTTCCGCTGGAGCTTTCCCTGGATAAAGCCGGCATCATACTCTGCCTTAAGGGCATTCTCGTGCTTTGAGACAATAGTCACGTTATATATGTTGTCCACGAGCTTCATGGCACCCTGCGCATTCGGTCCCAGGCTGAAAGTGTTTATTTTATTCTCTTTCCCGGAACTTCCTGACCCACCGCAGCCGACGATAAAAAAAATCGCGGAGATAAGAAATACGATACAAAGAACTTTTTGGCATGATTTCATTGCATACATTCCTTTCGTACTACAAATAATTCTCTCACAGCAAGTATTGCAAAAAGGAGGTGAAGCCTCGATCTTAAAAACACACTTGTGACGATATCTATAGTTTGTACATCTTTTTTTCATAGCAATCAGGGCAGAGTCAACTGATAGCTTTGCAGACATTTTCTGGTGCGAGAGAGGGGAGTTGAACCCCTACGGTTTTACCCACTGGATCCTAAGTCCAGCGCGTCTGCCAGTTCCGCCACTCTCGCATAGTTGATTTTATAGGATATTTCGGCATACGGTCAAACATGCCCGACCTCCGCTGTCGTAGAATTGTAGTAGTTTCTATCCAGAACCTCTACGCTTGCCCTCAAACTCTCAGGGTAATGATGGGCATACCTCATAGTCATATCTTAGACCGGTGAATCAAGAACATGCGGTGGTTGAAGTCAATATGATTCCACTCAAGGTTAAGGATTTCGCCGCGTCTCATGCCCGTATGGAGCGCCATAATGAGCAACGGCCTAAGCCATGTGGGATTTGTCGCCTTGTCGATTAGAATCTTTTCTTCTTCAAGAGCGTTAAAAAAATTGATAGCGTATCCTATTTATTGGATACGCTATCATCAAACCGGGA
Encoded here:
- a CDS encoding tyrosine-type recombinase/integrase encodes the protein MGYAINFFNALEEEKILIDKATNPTWLRPLLIMALHTGMRRGEILNLEWNHIDFNHRMFLIHRSKI